One genomic window of Gallus gallus isolate bGalGal1 chromosome 34, bGalGal1.mat.broiler.GRCg7b, whole genome shotgun sequence includes the following:
- the LOC121108067 gene encoding uncharacterized protein LOC121108067 isoform X2, which translates to MGQHASRAAVQAAPRGKPQHFSPPMAAQATARPQPQPSSSAMEERNPSCPAEAKEKDKLPQEPTSVPPAPPLDASGLPMCAVERYAMDNIEAFLRSTEPQNEEKKMKFLCSIRTICGSAAERNTVQELRIFCRRNELVENIMVLLAEEPRRELSSELRLQAVAAITSLSKVEGALEEKIPLFVVCFRSIFLLPSEQDLDTNLYSKTLRALDEMLHSLVFIHPSTSIGEELKDVFQVLLPFTSLQSSTVRQRAVGRIWKLTHSLAHYCQEKPRHSSEQSPSASYDELRLPVLGQLVGCLILCCAFVQEDKTCRCALSALRHLYRFVLWRSRKATAADLCVSCRSEQ; encoded by the exons ATGGGACAGCACGCGAGCAGAGCAGCGGTGCAAGCCGCCCCTCGGGGCAAACCGCAGCACTTCTCTCCGCCCATGGCTGCCCAGGCCACGGCCCGTCCCCAACCTCAGCCCTCATCCTCTGCGATGGAGGAGAGAAACCCCTCGTGCCCTGCTGAGGCCAAGGAGAAGGACAAACTCCCCCAGGAGCCCACTTCTGTGCCGCCCG CTCCCCCCTTGGATGCCTCTGGGCTGCCCATGTGTGCTGTGGAGCGTTACGCGATGGACAACATTGAGGCCTTTCTCCGGAGCACAGAG CCTCAGAATGAGGAGAAGAAGATGAAGTTCCTGTGCAGCATCCGCACCATCTGTGGCTCCGCAGCAGAGAGGAACACGGTGCAGGAACTGCGCATCTTCTGCCGCCGGAATGAACTTGTGGAGAACATCATG gtgctgctggcagaggagcCGCGGAGAGAGCTGAGCTCCGAACTGCGGCTGCAAGCGGTAGCCGCCATCACCTCCCTCAG CAAGGTGGAGGGGGCTCTGGAGGAGAAGATCCCTCTCTTTGTTGTGTGCTTCCGGAGCATCTTCCTGCTTCCCTCAGAGCAGGACCTGGACACAAACCTTTACTCCAAG ACCCTGAGGGCTCTGGATGAGATGCTGCACTCATTGGTGTTCATTCACCCCAGCACCAGCATCGGAGAGGAGCTGAAAGACGTCTTCCAG gtgctgctgcccttcaccTCCTTGCAGAGCTCGACCGTGCgccagagggcagtggggcgCATCTGGAAGCTGACTCATTCGCTGGCACATTACTGCCAGGAGAAG CCCCGTCACTCCTCGGAACAATCCCCATCTGCCAGCTATGACGAGCTCCGCCTGCccgtgctggggcagctggTGGGATGCCTCATCCTGTGCTGCGCTTTTGTCCAGGAGGACAAAACATGCCGCTGTGCTTTGAGCGCTCTCCGTCACCTCTACAGATTTGTCCTGTGGAGAAGCCGTAAGGCAACGGCTGCTGACCTCTGCGTCAGCTGCCGCTCAGAGCAGTGA
- the LOC112530861 gene encoding coiled-coil domain-containing protein 81-like isoform X1, whose product MAGANTEQPVGTRRNRTSEAGPAARRASRATDTNTEERVAVWDAVAAYVQEHLLVQKGVWIPTFGSFDTISKDIRTADGTVTLRWPVFQLARNLRAMHHLGSDKDSLPAHREVETLKYSEVAAAASVTWQRGKTCIQSTVSLLSNCLKNGENVAFVLKDIGVLLFEGMSFGIKYYYDFLEKLSGKEKFRKVVFKAPWLLDTLVSRVAPVASLTHSGRLVVFPMFQKQVAPKPPPRIFRKASGDLHGEGKQKKEGALPPLVQGKKVRFAEVPTYIRRFSVASTAGQSSRSRRSLQQESFSSSPLPAILRTSEAREQPVTWQPQGQAGNEGQEHLGQTTGKKHVRFRGDEQGAGEDREAGAAAMWKAKASHSQVAGRQVASRIKDRRCSLRAESSLSRDTKGHAFRPPLLHRDSVKLLRQRQMAKKDRPAQAEPQETAASPSHRECSLPEEPSTCRSGLLPPTRNRPESPRSPPPRTTAPGRRPPTPYPFLPRDSVKLLRQRQMAMKDRPAQAEPQETAASPSHR is encoded by the exons ATGGCTGGCGCCAACACGGAGCAACCCGTTGGCACAAGGCGGAACAGGACGAGCGAGGCCGGCCCCGCAGCGAGGCGTGCCTCCAGAGCGACAGACACCAACACCGAAG agcgagttgccgtctgggatgcggtggccgcCTACGTACaggagcacctcctggtgcagaag GGGGTCTGGATTCCCACCTTCGGCTCATTCGACACCATCTCTAAAGACATCAGGACTGCGGACGGGACCGTGACTCTGCGGTGGCCCGTGTTTCAGCTGGCCAGGAACCTCAGAGCCATGCACCACCTCGGGTCCGACAAGGACTCCCTGCCAG cccataggGAGGTGGAGACCCTGAAATACAGCGAGGTGGCTGCCgctgcctctgtgacctggcagagagggaagacctgcatccaaagcaccgtgTCCCTCCTCTCCAACTGCCTCAAGAATGGGGAGAACGTTGCCTTTGTCCTGAAAGACATAGGAGTGCTCCTCTTTGAAGGCATGAGCTTTGGAATTAAATACTATTACGACTTCCTTGAGAAGCTCTCCgggaaggagaaattcagaaaagttgttttcaag gccccctggctgctggacacgCTGGTGTCCCGGGTGGCACCGGTGGCCTCCCTGACGCACTCTGGCCGCCTCGTCGTCTTCCCCAT gTTTCAGAAGCAGGTTGCACCCAAACCACCGCCCAGGATATTCCGCAAGGCCTCCGGAGATCTCCATGGTgaggggaagcaaaagaaagaaggggctttgccacctcttgtccagggcaagaaag TGAGGTTTGCTGAAGTGCCAACGTACATCAGACGCTTCAGCGTTGCAAGTACTGCTGGACAAAGctcaagaagcagaagaagcttacagcaggagagcttttcgtccag tCCGCTGCCAGCGATCCTGAGAACGTCTGAAGCCCGCGAGCAGCCGGTGACCTGGCAGCCgcagggccaggcaggaaaCGAAGGCCAAGAACACCTGGGCCAAACaacgggaaaaaaacatgtccGGTTCCGCGGAGATGAACAAGGAGCGGGAGAGGACCGTGAGGCTGGAGCGGCGGCCATGTGGAAAGCAAAGGCCTCGCACTCTCAGGTTGCCGGGAGGCAGGTGGCATCTCGCATCAAAGACAGGAGATGTTCATTAAGAGCTgagtccagcctgtccagggaTACCAAAGGCCACGCATTCCGGCCGCCGTTACTGCATCGTGACTCTGTGAAactactcaggcagaggcagatggccaagaaggacagGCCGGCGCAGGCAGAACCTCAGGAGACGGCGGCATCACCGTCTCACcgtgagtgcagcctgcctgaggagccctccacctgcagatctggtttgctgccacCCACACGCAACAGACCAGAGTCTCCCAGGAGTCCGCCTCCAAGGACCACAGCCCCAGGCCGCAGGCCGCCAACACCCTACCCGTTTCTGCCACGTGACTCTGTCAAactactcaggcagaggcagatggccaTGAAGGACAGGCCGGCACAGGCAGAACCTCAGGAGACGGCGGCATCACCGTCTCACc GATAG
- the LOC121108067 gene encoding uncharacterized protein LOC121108067 isoform X1, which translates to MGQHASRAAVQAAPRGKPQHFSPPMAAQATARPQPQPSSSAMEERNPSCPAEAKEKDKLPQEPTSVPPAPPLDASGLPMCAVERYAMDNIEAFLRSTEPQNEEKKMKFLCSIRTICGSAAERNTVQELRIFCRRNELVENIMVLLAEEPRRELSSELRLQAVAAITSLSKVEGALEEKIPLFVVCFRSIFLLPSEQDLDTNLYSKTLRALDEMLHSLVFIHPSTSIGEELKDVFQVSLAHGDHTEEECSPPIPTTPKTFWGDPGDHRAEQHLLFPQVLLPFTSLQSSTVRQRAVGRIWKLTHSLAHYCQEKPRHSSEQSPSASYDELRLPVLGQLVGCLILCCAFVQEDKTCRCALSALRHLYRFVLWRSRKATAADLCVSCRSEQ; encoded by the exons ATGGGACAGCACGCGAGCAGAGCAGCGGTGCAAGCCGCCCCTCGGGGCAAACCGCAGCACTTCTCTCCGCCCATGGCTGCCCAGGCCACGGCCCGTCCCCAACCTCAGCCCTCATCCTCTGCGATGGAGGAGAGAAACCCCTCGTGCCCTGCTGAGGCCAAGGAGAAGGACAAACTCCCCCAGGAGCCCACTTCTGTGCCGCCCG CTCCCCCCTTGGATGCCTCTGGGCTGCCCATGTGTGCTGTGGAGCGTTACGCGATGGACAACATTGAGGCCTTTCTCCGGAGCACAGAG CCTCAGAATGAGGAGAAGAAGATGAAGTTCCTGTGCAGCATCCGCACCATCTGTGGCTCCGCAGCAGAGAGGAACACGGTGCAGGAACTGCGCATCTTCTGCCGCCGGAATGAACTTGTGGAGAACATCATG gtgctgctggcagaggagcCGCGGAGAGAGCTGAGCTCCGAACTGCGGCTGCAAGCGGTAGCCGCCATCACCTCCCTCAG CAAGGTGGAGGGGGCTCTGGAGGAGAAGATCCCTCTCTTTGTTGTGTGCTTCCGGAGCATCTTCCTGCTTCCCTCAGAGCAGGACCTGGACACAAACCTTTACTCCAAG ACCCTGAGGGCTCTGGATGAGATGCTGCACTCATTGGTGTTCATTCACCCCAGCACCAGCATCGGAGAGGAGCTGAAAGACGTCTTCCAGGTGAGCCTTGCCCATGGGGACCACACAGAGGAAGAGtgttccccccccatccccaccaccccaaaaACCTTCTGGGGTGATCCAGGGGaccacagggcagagcagcacctcctcttcccacaggtgctgctgcccttcaccTCCTTGCAGAGCTCGACCGTGCgccagagggcagtggggcgCATCTGGAAGCTGACTCATTCGCTGGCACATTACTGCCAGGAGAAG CCCCGTCACTCCTCGGAACAATCCCCATCTGCCAGCTATGACGAGCTCCGCCTGCccgtgctggggcagctggTGGGATGCCTCATCCTGTGCTGCGCTTTTGTCCAGGAGGACAAAACATGCCGCTGTGCTTTGAGCGCTCTCCGTCACCTCTACAGATTTGTCCTGTGGAGAAGCCGTAAGGCAACGGCTGCTGACCTCTGCGTCAGCTGCCGCTCAGAGCAGTGA
- the LOC121108068 gene encoding serine/arginine repetitive matrix protein 1-like isoform X1: MSSGMAGANMEQPAGTRRNRTSEAGPAARRASRATDTNTEERVAVWDAVAAYVQEHLLVQKGVWIPTFGSFDTISKDIRTADGTVTLRWPVFQLARNLRAMHHLGSDKDSLPAHREVETLKYSEVAAAASVTWQRGKTCIQSTVSLLSNCLKNGENVAFVLKDIGVLLFEGMSFGIKYYYDFLEKLSGKEKFRKVVFKAPWLLDTLVSRVAPVASLTHSGRLVVFPMFQKQVAPKPPPRIFRKASGDLHGEGKQKKEGALPPLVQGKKVRFAEVPTYIRRFSVASTAGQSSRSRRSLQQESFSSSPLPAILRTSEAREQPVTWQPQGQAGNEGQEHLGQTTGKKHVRFRGDEQGAGEDREAGAAAMWKAKASHSQVAGRQVASRIKDRRCSLRAESSLSRDTKGHAFRPPLLHRDSVKLLRQRQMAKKDRPAQAEPQETAASPSHRECSLPEEPSTCRSGLLPPTRNRPESPRSPPPRTTAPRRRPPTPYPFLPRDSVKLLRQRQMAMKDRPAQAEPQETAASPSHRECSLPEEPSTSRSGLLPPIRNRPESPKTPPPKSKAPRRRPPTPYPR; this comes from the exons atgagctccggcATGGCTGGCGCCAACATGGAGCAACCCGCTGGCACAAGGCGGAACAGGACGAGCGAGGCCGGCCCCGCAGCGAGGCGTGCCTCCAGAGCGACAGACACCAACACCGAAG agcgagttgccgtctgggatgcggtggccgcCTACGTACaggagcacctcctggtgcagaag GGGGTCTGGATTCCCACCTTCGGCTCATTCGACACCATCTCTAAAGACATCAGGACTGCGGACGGGACCGTGACTCTGCGGTGGCCCGTGTTTCAGCTGGCCAGGAACCTCAGAGCCATGCACCACCTCGGGTCCGACAAGGACTCCCTGCCAG cccataggGAGGTGGAGACCCTGAAATACAGCGAGGTGGCTGCCgctgcctctgtgacctggcagagagggaagacctgcatccaaagcaccgtgTCCCTCCTCTCCAACTGCCTCAAGAATGGGGAGAACGTTGCCTTTGTCCTGAAAGACATAGGAGTGCTCCTCTTTGAAGGCATGAGCTTTGGAATTAAATACTATTACGACTTCCTTGAGAAGCTCTCCgggaaggagaaattcagaaaagttgttttcaag gccccctggctgctggacacgCTGGTGTCCCGGGTGGCACCGGTGGCCTCCCTGACGCACTCTGGCCGCCTCGTCGTCTTCCCCAT gTTTCAGAAGCAGGTTGCACCCAAACCACCGCCCAGGATATTCCGCAAGGCCTCCGGAGATCTCCATGGTgaggggaagcaaaagaaagaaggggctttgccacctcttgtccagggcaagaaag TGAGGTTTGCTGAAGTGCCAACGTACATCAGACGCTTCAGCGTTGCAAGTACTGCTGGACAAAGctcaagaagcagaagaagcttacagcaggagagcttttcgtccag tCCGCTGCCAGCGATCCTGAGAACGTCTGAAGCCCGCGAGCAGCCGGTGACCTGGCAGCCgcagggccaggcaggaaaCGAAGGCCAAGAACACCTGGGCCAAACaacgggaaaaaaacatgtccGGTTCCGCGGAGATGAACAAGGAGCGGGAGAGGACCGTGAGGCTGGAGCGGCGGCCATGTGGAAAGCAAAGGCCTCGCACTCTCAGGTTGCCGGGAGGCAGGTGGCATCTCGCATCAAAGACAGGAGATGTTCATTAAGAGCTgagtccagcctgtccagggaTACCAAAGGCCACGCATTCCGGCCGCCGTTACTGCATCGTGACTCTGTGAAactactcaggcagaggcagatggccaagaaggacagGCCGGCGCAGGCAGAACCTCAGGAGACGGCGGCATCACCGTCTCACcgtgagtgcagcctgcctgaggagccctccacctgcagatctggtttgctgccacCCACACGCAACAGACCAGAGTCTCCCAGGAGTCCGCCTCCAAGGACCACAGCCCCACGCCGCAGGCCGCCAACACCCTACCCGTTTCTGCCACGTGACTCTGTCAAactactcaggcagaggcagatggccaTGAAGGACAGGCCGGCACAGGCAGAACCTCAGGAGACGGCGGCATCACCGTCTCACcgtgagtgcagcctgcctgaggagccctccaccagccgatctggtttgctgccacCCATACGCAACAGACCAGAGTCTCCCAAGACTCCGCCTCCAAAGTCCAAAGCCCCGCGCCGCAGGCCGCCAACACCCTACCCACGCTGA